The window GGTTTGCCTCTGCTGTTGTGTGCAGTGGTGTGCGTGGTCCAGGTGAGAGCAGAGGTGAAGGCAGTGAAGCTATGCGGCCGAGAGTTCCTGAGGGCCGTCGTTTACACCTGCGGGGGCTCCCGTTGGAGGAGAGTCCTCAGTGAGTCAGACATGGATGGTGAGATGACTTCTCTGTTTATTCTCTACATTCTACATCTCTAATCTAATATTTTaacaaagtttacttttttttgcttaTGTGTGGGATTTCTTCTGTTTCTGCCAAGATTTATCCTTACAGGATATGTTCACAATTCAAGTCTACCTTACAACAGACAAGTGCCTCCATAAACATTGAAACAGGTTTTGCTGGCTGTAATTATTCCTTCTGTCCATCACGGCCATAAGAGATACGTTTTCACTGTATATGATGAGGACAAAATCTGAAGTCCTCCCTCcatgaaacattttatttttcattgtaaaGTTTATGTGAAGCTAATATGAGGGCTCAGCTGTCAGAGTTAAGTGGATATCTTCCAAAGTCCCAACCTTTTTGGAACAGAAAAATACCTGTTTTTGTTACTATCCCTCCACTGCATCTCCGTGGACAAACACAAAGAGGGAAATTCCAACTAAAAAGGCtgtcattttaataaatatcCACTTGATTTAAGTAACTGAGTATCATTTtaactttagaaaaaaacaacagttttgcaCAAAGCGAGTAATTTGGATTTTGTTCCCATGGAAACTGGTTAGGAAGTGATCTTTTTATGGTCAGTATGAACAGAAGGAATAATTACAGCATTAAAAAACTTGTTTAATGTTCATATATGAGTATTGTTTAGAGACGGACTTGAAAAATTGTGAATCtaaattttaattgtttgtggtAGATACACCACAGGGCTACCTACAATAGACAGGTGGGGGGCGTCTACAAATTTGTCCTATTTActtattactatttattttaattaatctcAATGAGACgattttgtttctctttaaGTAGCTTTAGGGTTGTAAAAGTTATCGTGCTCCACACTGTAAGATTTTCAACATTCTGTATAAGAGTATTTCAGCTCTTCAGTGAAGCTCTATTGGGACATGTTTATGGTATCTTTAAAAACTTTCTCTTTGCTTGAATTAAAATATGAAGTTATGTAGGCTTGAACAAGCATTTGACCACACAGTTGGCTGCTATGTGTTTAGGGTTTAACTACTGTCTGGAATGAATCGTGCAGTTTCCATCCAACTTTTGTGGAAatgtaataatttaattttaagttttctgaaaaaagtgacctctATCAGCTATcattcttatttttgttttgctttttaacaaTATCTCTCAAAGCATTTATGCATTTTAAATTCATGCCTGTGAATCAGGCATCTTAACCCACTTTTCTGGTGACTGCAAAATTGTAATGTAAGACATTATCCCTCAGATTTAAACCTAAAAGTTATATTTCTTTAAGCCAGTAATGTGAAGCTTTCTAGTGCTGTAATTCTTGCTACATGTACTGTGTACTGCATACTATTAATATAGCGGCTGCAGTTCAGTGGGTGCGTGCATGCAGACAGGTGCCAGACCCATTGTCTGCTATTTTACCTGATTATGCTTGAGGATCCCACATATCATAATTAAATGCCGCTGTAGTCTGTTCTGTGGGCAGTAGCACCCCCCACACCCCTCACCCCCTCTATCTCCTAatgtctgtcacacacaaacaaacccagTTAGCCTATTGGTCATGCTGATTAGAAAGAGTAAAGTGACACTAGAGAAGACAAATAGCACTGAGTTAATCTGTGCAGTCATTTAGAATTTCCTCATTTAATGGGAACATAGAGCTCAGTTACACGAGACTGATCTGATATCCATTTCCATTATTATTGTTGGAAGCAACTGTGAAAAACCTGGACACTGACATTTGCAAGAGATGAAGTCTGTGTGAACCCTGTTGTTGGACTGAATTAGAGCAAGTGTTCCtaaacatttgtcacattttgttgTTCCAGGTTTGCCCACAAGGGAGCAGGGCAGTTTGGAGAGCCTGAGCAGCAGCACCCCGGGCTCTGAGTTGACCAAACGGGATATGAATAACATACTGACCACTGTGTGCTGCCAGGTGGGTTGCCGGAAGAGCGACCTCACCTTCCTCTGCTGAGGCCAAcctcccctcttcttcttcctttctccAAAATGACTCTCGTCTCTCCCGTGTCGCCTTAGTAGAAAGCAAATCCGAATCAAATACTTATGTTTCAAAACAATACCATCACTGTATTGTATGTACAACAATGCTCATGTCCACACTATAAGTGATTGCTTTTACTATTTTTGTGAGTTATTACTTTCCCTTGTAAGGTTTGTAGATGTGAATGTGTACGTTTGTAAACATGTTTCTGAACCCGAGCTGAAAGGTGTGAGCAACCATaagaatatattttattataataaactTATGGACAGATATCAGTATCTCAGCCCTGGTTTGTGTCCTGTATGTAGCCTTGAATCCACAGGGTTGCAGGTTGTCAATCTCTGCTTTGATGTATGTATAGAAAACTTGATCTGTATTCTATCATTTCACTCATTTTGTCAATAAATATTCTTGCACGGGACTTACATTCTGTGAGGTGTAACATCTTTTTAAAATTGCAGTCCTTGTCACTGAGTCAAACCAGTAACCTAAAGTCAATAGGATCATCATAAAACATGTGACAgaacagtggtgctttgagctaaatgctctATGGCGATGCTACATTTCTGATGTTTACCATCATAGTTTGGTGTTAGCAACTTGCAATACACACAAAGAATGTGACGTGATTgtaattagttttgcaggtattggtcataaaccaaactttggacaatttatACCTCATCCTAAGTAGAACATTGATCTGTGTACCTAATTATACGGGAATCGATCCGGTtgtcaacaaaataataaatgtgaaCATGTTAGCTTGATCACCAGAGTTGCTGTAAGACATCACCATGATTGTCTGAACACATTTAATGCTAATTTTGTTAGCAAGTTGAAATTTGCTAGATGAAATTCAAAGGATCACTAAAGTCACCGAGATCATGCTCTGCGGACCATGACATGTCCAAcgttcagtctggaccaaagcgACGGGCCAATGACAGTCCACATCTCGCCGTGCTGCTAGTGTGTCTCAGAAAAGCCACAGAAATGTACAGTAGGCTACCATTTTGTACGTATTCATGAGAAAGCCTAAATTAAACCGAAAAAAcggcaaacaaacacagacatccAGTTATAACTTTTATTGGTTTTGGAAAGAAGCAAACTAAGTTTTTCAGTTCATCTTAGCATtgttatgtactgtacaaacaGCTTGCACATGTGTTTGAGGTTAACGGTACAGAACAAAAAGCATTCTGGCTTAtagcacacataaacacactcccTGCTCTCTTCTTAACATTAATACAGGTAACTGACAGCACAACACGTCATTTCAGTACTATCTATCATCATGGATGCCCCACCTGTTACTGCATGCTCGGCATGCAATAATGAATTACTGAAGGTCAAATTCACCACAGAGATGAATATCTGTAAAAGTTGTGtccatttttttaactgttgcaAAGAATTATTTGACGACTAACAGACTGAGTTCAGCACTGCAACATGACTTTCAAGCTGAAAGACATGTAGGCCGTAGTGTAGTAGTAATATATAACAGATGCATGAtgggggatgtgtgtgtggggcttcTGTAGATAATGCTGTAGTGACTGTTGCACTGATAGCttcaagattcacccagaaggTTACAGCTTCCTCTCAGGCATGTGGATCCATCCAGTCCACTAGATGAAGGACTGACATGACTGAAAGAAAACGTTACCAAACTAATGTGGGAGCTAAATGGCACCAATCATCATCAACGTCAGAGAAATCCACAATGCTTTTTTGGACCGAATCGgcacataaataaaaaagtttatcTTAACTGCACAGCTAAAATTTGATCTTTTTATTAGCCAAATAACTACATCAAAACTACAGTACGTCCGATCAAAGGTACTCTATCATTTAATAGGAGTATTGACATGTTGCTAATAGTCCTTTTGACGTACATTTAGTCAAAGATGCTTCTACGACAGCTCTAAAAAGGACCATGATTGGTTTCATTTAGCAGAATGCcgacacagtacagtacagagaTCTTCGGCTACACttcaaacacacttttttgttcttcttgttGAGTGTCAGAGCATTCAGGAAGTTCAACATCATCAGCACAGTGTTTATTACACATTAaacaatataatattttttcattttatccgTTTTAAAAATATTCAGCTTATTCTCCTTAACAGAGGACTGACTTTCCGGGGTACAagcacataaaataaaaaaaagaagaaaaaaagaagcattttggTCAGTTTAACCTCAATCTACAACCTCATTCAATTTGACATCTCACAGAGACCATTACGATTATGCAAAATAAAGCCATGGATACAAGCGCTGGTTGGATGATAAGGGGTGTGCTCATGATATAATCAGATCAGGTACCACTGAGGTGAACGGACACAGGTCAGAAAACAGATCAGACATGTTAGGCTAGATGTGGGAACTGAGAATGTTGGATTAATACAAGTGTTTTCTGATGAggtttaaataacaataataataaaaaaaaagctggtcCCAGTAAACAAATTGTGTTCCAGTAGTGGTACCACAGTCACCAAACATCATCACTGCTGTTGAGGAAAATTGAttgcttttattgttattgtcttaaccttattaaaaagaaaagttcaaCAACCCTGGGAAATATGTTGACTCAATTTCTTGAGCAGCgaatgttaaatgttaagcAGAAGACACAAGACATTtagattagcttagcataaagactggactTAGGCAcagcggtgctttgagctaaatgctaacccTCTCACAATTACAATGCCAACATACTGACTTTAGCAAATATTTTTAACAAGTTCAACATATTAGTCTGGTAAGGAATCTCCAAAGTTATTCTAATTCGTCTTGAGGGGGACATGAAAGTTTGTACCAAATTATTTAGCAATCTGTCCAATAGTTATAGTCTATTTCATTCCAAACCACAAGCATCAACCTGCTATGGAGATCACatgtcagtaggattcatcatCTGAGGATGAATGTAAAAAGTAATGGCAATCAAtctaaaagatattttttattttaaagatatttCAATCTGGACCAAACAACAACTGACTGACAATGCCTTCCATACACAGCATATCtctgtaaaaaaacagattagctgcttccagtctttatgctaagctaaccgttCCTGACTCCAGCCTCATGTTTAACAGACAGATATATGAGTCATCACATCATCTTGTCTAACTctcaaaaaaaggaaacaaatatttcccaaaatgtcaaactaacTCTTTAAACTGTGGACCTTGCCCGTGGTATAACTATCTCTACATTAACACTGCTTTCACAAAGCATAGCATAGCATCCAGGAAgatatttatctttttctttaaattaccCCCCATCCCCCATATATAGCTCAAATCTTCTGTTGCACTCAAGTTAAAAAAttatatctgaaataaattcaaaaattaTACCTTATACTGTACACAGTTTACCCAACTACACAGataacaaaagagagagagttcaAATATGTATACCTTTCAGGGTTCTGAGTTCAAATTCTATTTGTATACAGAATCACATGTTTTATACAACAAATCATcgtcacaataaataaaaatagaatgcTGTCATGTACTCTGGAGTCTATCACTGCTGTCCTGGGAACAACATAAAGGCTATCTGACAATACGAGGAAAACACCAAACGCCCTTTAAGATATATACTATCAATTTAAAATGACACTTTGTACACATTGTTTGTTCTGACGGGAAAACTGATGTTTCTTATTTTGCAACCAGTGAATTGATTCATCATTGCAGCTGCCTAACTAGCTAAAAACTCTCCATGTCTGTGTATTctagagaaataaaatgaacagaCTGATTTACTGAtcagttatattatatatatatcacttaTATTAAAAAAGATGTGATCCAAAGTCATTTGACCCTGTAGTACCAGTAGGTGATGCATGAGCATTTTTGTAGTTACCTGATTCTGGGTTTTCAATCAGCGACAAGAAACCTCTTTAAATTTAACCTCTTGTGACAACATGCATCAAAATGGATTAGTAAATGCATTTACTTGATGGCAAAAAGACACACGCTAATGGCTACCGTCAGTGCGAGAGCTCTCTCAGGGTTTGAGCTCAGACTCTGACAGAAGGACTATTAAAAGA is drawn from Etheostoma spectabile isolate EspeVRDwgs_2016 unplaced genomic scaffold, UIUC_Espe_1.0 scaffold00005771, whole genome shotgun sequence and contains these coding sequences:
- the LOC116677762 gene encoding relaxin-3-like, which codes for MRALVGLPLLLCAVVCVVQVRAEVKAVKLCGREFLRAVVYTCGGSRWRRVLSESDMDGLPTREQGSLESLSSSTPGSELTKRDMNNILTTVCCQVGCRKSDLTFLC